A single Primulina eburnea isolate SZY01 chromosome 11, ASM2296580v1, whole genome shotgun sequence DNA region contains:
- the LOC140805702 gene encoding glucan endo-1,3-beta-glucosidase 8-like translates to MTRGSSCVIMLMMQMHVIMWVDMIVLAEGGRIGINWGRVSYQKMMPSMVVDLLLQNEIKEVRIFNPAGNVLEAFTGTRGQLAVSISIPNDHFYKVNTTENALQWVDNWITTFKQRINMRYVIVGTDPFSISFVNKTRENNAGILKMVQDAVNARGYGMEIKVSTPQYTDMINTHLNTTLKPSEAEFLPQYTDMMTDYLRLLQKNKAPVMLNLSPLQYVQENNLDINFAFMDKKSSYIVRDNNGLVYDNAFEFLYDSFLWAMKKSGFDDMKLVVTQIGWPTDALQVGTVTNAERFYASFLPYISSNRGTPLKPGLNIDVFLHSLSDENKVTLDWGPFQRHWGIYQFNGEPKFRIDFTGQGREIWPSIARGFTYMPTRWCVFNGDMRDNKTVSGEVDKCCNLADCSSLEEGGSCSHLDYKQKVSYAFNRYFQTRVTNQTDICYMKGFGHVVYKDPSDGRCSFPIEIIAAERKQRLDEFLGERSTSDDPEEYYPAAASVPRGDMVLQFTILIFLPLLIIYW, encoded by the exons ATGACGAGAGGCTCTAGCTGCGTTATTATGTTGATGATGCAAATGCATGTTATAATGTGGGTTGACATGATAGTATTGGCAGAGGGAGGTAGAATAGGGATAAATTGGGGCAGGGTAAGTTACCAGAAAATGATGCCATCCATGGTGGTGGATTTGTTGTTGCAGAATGAGATCAAAGAAGTCAGGATTTTCAATCCCGCCGGAAACGTGCTCGAAGCCTTCACGGGAACCCGTGGCCAGCTCGCTGTCTCCATCTCAATCCCCAATGATCATTTCTATAAAGTTAATACCACCGAGAATGCGTTGCAGTGGGTCGACAACTGGATCACCACCTTCAAACAAAGAATCAACATgag GTATGTGATTGTGGGTACCGACCCCTTTTCGATCTCTTTCGTAAACAAAACACGTGAAAATAATGCGGGGATACTGAAGATGGTGCAAGACGCAGTCAACGCGCGAGGCTATGGAATGGAAATCAAGGTATCAACCCCTCAGTATACCGATATGATAAATACACATTTGAATACGACTCTGAAGCCATCAGAGGCCGAGTTTCTTCCCCAGTATACGGACATGATGACCGATTACCTTCGCCTCCTGCAAAAGAACAAGGCTCCCGTAATGTTGAACTTGTCACCATTGCAGTACGTCCAAGAAAACAATTTGGACATCAACTTTGCATTCATGGACAAAAAGTCAAGCTACATTGTTAGGGATAATAATGGTCTGGTCTATGACAATGCCTTCGAATTCTTGTATGATTCGTTCCTGTGGGCAATGAAGAAATCTGGGTTTGACGACATGAAACTCGTTGTGACCCAGATAGGTTGGCCAACAGACGCGCTCCAGGTGGGTACGGTAACCAACGCTGAACGTTTCTACGCATCCTTCTTGCCTTATATATCCAGCAACAGAGGGACGCCGTTAAAGCCCGGACTGAATATCGATGTGTTTTTACATAGTCTATCTGATGAGAACAAGGTGACCCTCGACTGGGGACCCTTCCAGCGGCACTGGGGGATCTACCAGTTTAACGGGGAGCCCAAATTCAGGATTGATTTTACAGGACAGGGACGCGAAATATGGCCCAGCATCGCTAGGGGATTCACGTACATGCCTACAAGATGGTGCGTTTTCAACGGGGACATGAGGGACAACAAGACGGTGAGTGGTGAGGTAGACAAGTGCTGCAACTTGGCTGACTGTTCTAGCTTGGAAGAAGGAGGTTCTTGCAGCCACCTTGATTACAAACAGAAGGTCTCGTATGCATTCAACAGGTATTTTCAGACAAGGGTGACGAATCAAACCGATATCTGCTACATGAAAGGATTTGGCCATGTGGTTTACAAAGATCCTTCAGATGGTCGCTGCAGTTTTCCGATCGAGATCATTGCCGCGGAGAGAAAACAAAGGCTGGATGAGTTTTTAGGAGAAAGGTCCACTTCAGATGATCCAGAAGAGTATTATCCAGCAGCAGCGTCTGTCCCACGGGGGGATATGGTTTTGCAATTCACCATTCTTATCTTTTTGCCATTATTGATTATATATTGGTAA